In Candidatus Omnitrophota bacterium, the genomic stretch GCCGCTCTCTTCGCGAACCCTGCCCATATTTTAATAATCCTTTGTCCTTCCCGCGCTGCGAGCTATCGCAAGCACTCCGACTATCGCGGTAAAAAGTATCGCCACTTCACCCAAAGTGTCATATGCGCGAAAATTCACTATTATCGAAGCCACGACATTCTCCGAGCCCGTCTTCAATAAAGCATTATCGATATAGAACTTTGATACCTTCATAAGCGCGTTGCCAAATAAAGGCATATTTCTCAACGCGATATAAGATGCCGTCAAAAACACAACCATAAAACATAGAGTGCCTACCGTATTGAATACCCATCTGCCGG encodes the following:
- a CDS encoding DUF4040 domain-containing protein, translating into MLELHLILVFMIVAAIIAVEVKDLLSSVVAIGAVGIGLCMAFLTLKAPDLAMMQLVVEILSLVILVRATIRKDIPFSVSGRWVFNTVGTLCFMVVFLTASYIALRNMPLFGNALMKVSKFYIDNALLKTGSENVVASIIVNFRAYDTLGEVAILFTAIVGVLAIARSAGRTKDY